The DNA window TCGCCGCTACACAACGGTCGATGTTCGATTTGTGGCTCGGTATAGGTGTGTCGTTctataaaaacaagaacaaaattTTAGTTTACAGCTTGGGATAAATAAAGGTACATGgcatgagtttttttttatcttcaatACAAGCAAGGGGGTCGTAACAAAGGGGGACGTAACAAGGGGGAAGTAACAAACTGGGAACGCAAAGGGGGACGTAACTTACCTGGAATGCCCAGCCATCTGAAGGATGTGCTTCTTCGATATACACAACTAAAAAGTCAGCTACACTTGAATATTTTTCCACAAGTGTCCGAAATTCGGACAGGTATGCTCGGAATATTGGACACGAGTAGCTTCCGAAATTGAGGACGAGAGGTCGACCTTCCTTGGCGTGGTCAAGTAGCCTCGAAGTTGCCATGTGATTGTTGTTATTCTCGTCGGATTCAAGTACTGGTGTGCTAACTGCCTTGGAACCCAAGCGGATTTTCCTGTGATTGTCAACTTGCATACAGTACCATATAGTCTGCAACATCTCGGCTGAGAATAGCGTGTCCCATATTAAATCGCCTGACAAACAGGTACCAACACATTTGTTGAAAGCTGTTATGATGTAGGGCTTTAAACAGGGTACTAGTTTCAGCCATCGTCCTATCGTGAATACGAGAAGAAGGCAGGAGTACATAAAGACCTCCATAATGGGCATGCACCGCTGATACATGGTGTCTAGCTTGTTCAACTCTTTCCTTCCTTTTTCTGTTATTCTGGTGTTGATCTCGGCCTTTAGCTCGTTATAGTCGCACGAAGACCGAGCTTGATTATCGCGTGTAGAGAACTTGTTGATTGGAAATCCTGGTCACAAAACATGTATTTGATAGGCTTAGAACAAAAAGAGGCAAATAGCCAGAACTAATTCTATATTAACCTCCTTAGGCCAAGCCAAAAAACTTCTGCATTCTCACCAATTAGCTACCACCTCATGTATCCTTTGGCCAGGAAGTTCAACTCAGCTAACTGGATTACCTGCCCCCACAAAAACATTTCCTGGACGTTTTTGTGAAGGTACATAAACCGTTTCCTGACCAACCTATAGGCGGTCCCTTTGAGGTCAACCGAAACAAGAATGTCATTCATTCCATTGTCATGATCATTGTAAGTAATTACCTAACTTCACATATCAGGCAATCTGGAATCGTTATCTACGACGTAATAGTTAGACTATCAGATAATCCAAGTTCACAGGTGGCGTTTTATGACGTATTTACCCAGAGAGACGTGTTAAACGAGTAAAATGATTATCTTTTACTCGGTATAAAATATTCCGTGCTACTGGTTTAATGTCTTGGACTTAACAGCGCTGTCATGTAAACATTACTGGGACCTAATCACATTAAGACCATCCCCAGGGATTTTTAGCACTTCAGCCGTTATACCACAAAATACCACATTGGTGACTTGGATGCTAAGATTAGATCAAGCGACTCGAGTGTATGATATTAAAACAAGGTTTCGAGTGTTTATAAcctctttttgttttagaacctctaattttttgttttaggagcgttttaattttgaaaatgttcttaaagaTCCTTAAATGTCAGTgtatctaaaatataaaacGCAATAAatcatatataaaaaaaagttcattTAAAAGTAAAGTGCAAAGAAAGACCTCTATCGTGAATTATCGTCTAATCCTCTTCTAGTAATCTTCTAAACCAGCCATTTTTATAACCCAGAAAAGTATTACAATAAATCGCCAACGCTTAAAAACGACTCAAAATATAATTCATAAGTAGAATTGGCTATCGGAGATGgaagtttgtttttgtcaGAGTAAAAACAAtttcgtttttttaaattaaagctTGTGATGGAAGAATAATTTTAAGAGACAATATAGTGTCAATAATACCTTTtccacaataaaaaaatgtataactCTTTGCATGTTTTGTATTTGACAAGACAACGAACGGACAAGTGTAAATTTTAAAGTTGAATATCTAAGTTAGGCTCCCAGGCTAAAAAGTATAACGCTAGCAAAACGATGTTTGTTTGAAAGATAAAACGTTTTTTAACAAATGCAGATAATACTGATTGTCGGTTATTAACCGCCAAAAAACCTCACGGAATACTATACCAACTGCGTCTAATTGTAATGACAGACCGAATACCCAAGAGACAACGATTCCGGTAGGAGAGGTAGGCAGACACGACATGCCTTCAGTCACGTACGAGTTGAGAGAAACATGCGAAAGTTAAGATTAAAAGTGAGCAAATAAGTTATTTGAAGCGTTAAAATTCTTCATTTGCGAAAAGATTTTAGATTGGTAGTACGTATAATAAATTCATATTGAATCCAAATTAAAACTGGGATTGTTTCTGCACAGCACCCTGCtttgatttattttcctttttctaaatataataaaaaaaaattctacgGTGTAAATAAAACTGCTGATAAGACA is part of the Nematostella vectensis chromosome 13, jaNemVect1.1, whole genome shotgun sequence genome and encodes:
- the LOC5513824 gene encoding thyroxine 5-deiodinase, with translation MYQRCMPIMEVFMYSCLLLVFTIGRWLKLVPCLKPYIITAFNKCVGTCLSGDLIWDTLFSAEMLQTIWYCMQVDNHRKIRLGSKAVSTPVLESDENNNNHMATSRLLDHAKEGRPLVLNFGSYSCPIFRAYLSEFRTLVEKYSSVADFLVVYIEEAHPSDGWAFQNDTPIPSHKSNIDRCVAAKLLAGAVNPGCKILIDSLLNASSIAYGATPTRLHVVLDGVVGYEGGPGPMSYRISEVRQWLEDWCESSKNKPISVNKSSL